From Drosophila suzukii chromosome 2R, CBGP_Dsuzu_IsoJpt1.0, whole genome shotgun sequence, a single genomic window includes:
- the Prosap gene encoding protein shank isoform X9, translated as MSGPGAFDDEPPPEPRDGWLLVRIHVPELNVYKCLQFPSERLVWDVKQQVLASLPKELKESFNYGLFAPPANGKAGKFLDEERRLGDYPFNGPVGYLELKYKRRVYKMLTLDERQLKALHTRANLRRFLECINGGHVEKIAKMCAKGLDPNFHCSESGDTPLTVATGAKKPNKLLIALVNGGALLDYRTKDGTTALHRAVEHDSLEAVSTLLELGASPNYRDGRGITPLYISITRKCEAKITESLLHDHATLGIQDSQGWNEVHQACRHGLVQHLEHLLFYGADMDGRNASGNSPLHVCAVNNQEACARMLLFRGAQRGAQNFANQTPYQVAVIAGNLELAEIIENYKSEDIDKSLGDTSDIISDSSGVGTNSDSAACSIGHPSTTVVCMEPYVGNTVGHIRLQPGDVIEVVGSTDCGLLEGYVRGTNQSGFFPADCVQEVSLRQKHITNVMTASTGMAPQQQQHAQQQQQHLQQIPASAAASYQGSPQLSLGGHSGSSSTLLQQPHQSPSLSVASNGSCQQPGESNNGGGGPGNGMSNRNNNHSVGQYSSATAPRIKKSAYNAPRSVVLHRAKRGFGFILRGAKASSQLMQLRPSERFPALQYLDDVDPGGVADMAGLRPGDFLLTINGEDVSSASHEQVVEMIRSAGALVNLTVVSPQFPHQMQASVQYLPSGARAGSQHLNSGPSTPQTSHRQCATLPRKMTGPGGGVGGGSSSGGSVRMAPMPPRRDPKTTLSVGRARAKSMVAGLENGGEKEDELPHTKSNSVESIATPTPVGNQTGPGTPVQLRTASIKARPTSSRITAAELEELFQRQQGEGSAANASRYATMMTSSRFQSGTDSGAATPPASNGSPMRSGPLVYGSVAEMKRKTARSKHGSGTLRGKPVATPTVGAGGAGGGRDLKRFHSTPDLHGPQLHGSASSIWQAAGKGHHSQDDVATLHASLQRLNSNQGELKQGGAVLPPPNHPPPPPPVGQVVKVETRSSVSEYESTISLQQKLKKRTENDAVTSAAIDGVQSSFNPSANAKIYASPQELRNVMAWKLRQAQEKPSQETSAGSQQPVSQYAAPTQMRPPPQQQQQQQQQPQQQPSTVLASHYAAPQVQVQVQQVQQQQPQQPAPQSPPAPPPPQAAPVPAQNGNGNVSASGGGTAPPIPEPDYSCSESDGEDENSILVARNTKLNEKIALFDVPETSGNSQASGSSSNSGSASISHSLSVEEIQRIRSNLKTSKSSPNGFAKKPEEEKPQEQQHKQQQSHQQPQQHLQPGEDECDNSSSGVSSEQEQMAMAAGVTQPVGGKPTDTIKKKPSVTIVEEPKTIPDQPSSNSGHTTKPMAKTTISIGGAASSVPTATLTVKQLVQQQHAPAIQQQQQQLGSKQPVTVANSNKFSQQNNITSNVMSPQVLGRIPNVHHHQQQQQQSSNPNQKLIATQQQILQQQQQQLAHQQHLQQILKAKAAAAGGASNTAALVAKHQQKLHKGTSSGHESEMEARSDLEDDDGDLSPSPPAKAFQRHNSLTRKQAAAIAMQRGATRTTAVSLMQLPPPLEADSDGEPSQLTLQRQQPHHPSQTHPHPHQLQQLQQQQLQQQQQQQPMAAHIVGMLPSGQLVAVASGAVAGVPGVGAAAVQPGNNNLQQLCTDNLVLAPPPQFCDCNDAKHAPQPHLPTSQYHPQQQQQQQHQQQQQLHQQQQLQQQLQQQQMLQMHQRLSGGAGAGAVGTLGRVRIVGAMPKANHHRLH; from the exons GAACTGAAGGAGAGCTTCAACTATGGCCTGTTTGCCCCACCTGCTAATGGCAAGGCGGGAAAATTCCTGGACGAAGAACGCCGCCTGGGCGATTATCCCTTCAACGGACCCGTGGGATACTTGGAG CTCAAGTACAAGAGGCGGGTGTACAAAATGCTGACCCTGGATGAACGCCAGTTGAAGGCTCTACACACGCGGGCCAATCTGCGTCGTTTTCTGGAGTGCATAAATGGTGGGCATGTGGAGAAGATAGCCAAGATGTGTGCCAAGGGCCTGGATCCCAATTTCCACTGCTCGGAGAGCGGAGATACTCCGCTGACAGTGGCCACCGGAGCCAAGAAGCCGAATAAGTTGCTCATCGCTCTGGTCAACGGTGGAGCCTTGTTGGATTACAGGACCAAGGATGGAACTACGGCTCTGCATCGGGCTGTGGAGCACGATTCCCTGGAGGCGGTCAG CACTCTCCTCGAACTGGGCGCATCGCCAAACTACCGGGATGGGCGTGGCATCACCCCTTTGTACATCTCCATTACCAGGAAATGCGAGGCCAAGATCACAGAGAGCCTGCTGCACGACCATGCCACCCTGGGAATCCAGGACAGCCAGGGCTGGAACGAGGTTCATCAG GCCTGTCGGCACGGCCTGGTCCAGCACCTGGAACACCTGCTGTTCTACGGTGCTGACATGGACGGCCGCAATGCGTCCGGCAATAGTCCGCTGCATGTGTGCGCTGTTAACAACCAAGAGGCTTGTGCTAGAATGCTTCTCTTTCGCGGCGCCCAGCGCGGCGCCCAGAACTTTGCCAACCAAACTCCCTACCAG GTGGCTGTCATAGCCGGCAACCTGGAGCTAGCTGAAATCATTGAGAACTACAAATCTGAGGATATTG ACAAATCCCTGGGCGACACCAGCGACATTATCAGCGACTCGTCGGGCGTGGGAACCAACTCGGACTCGGCAGCCTGTTCCATTGGGCATCCCAGCACCACGGTGGTGTGCATGGAACCATATGTGGGCAACACCGTGGGTCACATCCGCCTCCAGCCGGGCGATGTGATCGAAGTGGTGGGCAGCACGGACTGCGGTCTGCTCGAGGGCTATGTGCGCGGAACCAATCAGTCCGGCTTCTTTCCGGCCGACTGCGTCCAGGAGGTGAGTCTGCGCCAGAAGCACATCACCAATGTGATGACCGCCAGCACGGGCATGGCtccccagcagcagcagcatgcccagcagcagcagcaacatctgcAGCAGATCCCAGCCTCCGCCGCTGCCTCCTATCAGGGATCGCCACAGTTGAGCCTGGGTGGACATTCCGGCAGCTCCAGCACATTGCTCCAGCAACCCCACCAGTCGCCCTCGCTATCGGTGGCCAGCAATGGATCCTGCCAGCAGCCGGGAGAGAGCAATAATGGAGGAGGAGGACCCGGAAATGGAATGAGTAACCGGAACAACAACCACTCGGTGGGTCAGTACAGCAGTGCCACCGCACCGCGCATCAAAAAGAG CGCCTACAACGCCCCACGTTCGGTGGTGCTCCATCGAGCCAAGCGCGGATTTGGCTTCATCCTGCGCGGCGCCAAGGCCAGTTCCCAGCTAATGCAGCTACGTCCCTCGGAACGCTTTCCGGCTTTGCAATACCTGGACGATGTGGATCCGGGTGGAGTGGCGGATATGGCAGGACTCCGTCCTGGAGACTTTCTGCTGACGATCAACGGCGAGGATGTGAGCTCCGCATCGCACGAGCAGGTGGTTGAGATGATCCGCTCGGCGGGAGCTCTGGTCAACTTGACGGTGGTGTCGCCACAGTTTCCCCACCAGATGCAGGCCAGTGTTCAGTATCTGCCCAGTGGAGCAAGAGCTGGGAGCCAACATCTGAACAGTGGACCAAGTACTCCTCAAACCTCGCATCGTCAGTGCGCCACGTTGCCCAGGAAGATGACGGGTCCGGGTGGAGGAGTTGGTGGTGGTTCCTCATCGGGAGGCAGTGTACGCATGGCACCGATGCCACCGCGCAGGGATCCCAAAACCACTTTGAGTGTGGGCAGAGCCAGGGCCAAGTCCATGGTGGCCGGTTTGGAGAACGGAGGCGAGAAGGAGGACGAATTGCCGCACACCAAATCTAATTCGGTGGAGTCCATTGCCACACCGACACCCGTTGGCAACCAAACCGGTCCGGGAACACCCGTTCAGCTGCGCACCGCCAGCATCAAGGCGCGACCTACTTCTAGTAGGATCACAGCTGCCGAGCTGGAGGAGCTCTTCCAGCGGCAGCAGGGCGAGGGCAGTGCGGCGAACGCCAGCCGATATGCCACCATGATGACCAGCTCCCGTTTTCAATCGGGCACGGACAGTGGTGCAGCCACTCCGCCCGCCTCCAATGGCTCGCCCATGCGAAGTGGTCCCCTGGTCTACGGTAGTGTGGCGGAGATGAAGCGCAAGACGGCGAGGAGCAAGCATGGCAGTGGCACTCTGCGCGGCAAACCAGTGGCCACGCCCACAGTGGGAGCAGGTGGTGCCGGAGGCGGTCGTGACCTCAAGCGGTTCCATTCCACACCAGATTTGCATGGTCCCCAGCTGCATGGCTCTGCCTCATCCATTTGGCAGGCAGCTGGAAAGGGTCACCACTCGCAGGACGATGTGGCCACGCTCCATGCCTCGCTCCAACGCTTGAACTCCAACCAGGGAGAGCTGAAACAAGGTGGTGCGGTACTTCCACCGCCCAATCATCCACCGCCGCCTCCTCCAGTCGGCcaggtggtcaaggtggagacACGCAGCAGCGTCTCGGAGTACGAGAGCACCATCTCCTTGCAGCAGAAGCTGAAGAAGCGGACGGAGAACGATGCTGTGACCAGTGCCGCCATCGATGGCGTCCAGAGCAGCTTCAATCCGTCAGCTAATGCTAAGATCTATGCCTCGCCGCAGGAACTGCGCAACGTGATGGCCTGGAAGTTGCGCCAGGCGCAGGAGAAGCCATCGCAGGAGACATCCGCTGGCTCCCAGCAACCAGTCAGTCAGTATGCTGCTCCCACGCAGATGCGTCcaccaccacaacaacaacaacagcagcagcaacaaccacagcagcagccatcCACAGTTCTGGCCTCCCACTATGCCGCTCCTCAAGTCCAAGTGCAAGTGCAACaggtgcagcagcagcagccgcagcagccagcACCTCAATCCCCGCCTGCACCACCGCCGCCACAGGCAGCACCAGTGCCGGCTCAAAATGGAAATGGCAATGTCAGTGCAAGTGGAGGCGGAACAGCTCCTCCGATTCCCGAACCGGACTACAGCTGCAGCGAATCAGATGGCGAGGATGAGAACTCCATTCTGGTGGCACGCAACACTAAGCTCAACGAGAAGATTGCACTGTTCGATGTCCCAGAGACAAGTGGAAATAGTCAGGCTAG TGGAAGCAGTTCGAACTCGGGCAGTGCCTCCATTTCCCATTCGCTCTCCGTGGAGGAGATCCAGCGCATTCGGAGCAATCTCAAAACATCAAAGTCATCGCCAAACGGATTTGCCAAGAAGCCAGAGGAGGAGAAACCACAAGAGCAGCAGCACAAGCAACAGCAATCCCACCAGCAACCGCAGCAACATCTGCAGCCAGGCGAAGATGAGTGCGACAACAGCAGCTCTGGCGTGAGCAGCGAACAGGAGCAGATGGCAATGGCTGCAGGAGTGACACAGCCGGTCGGTGGAAAGCCCACCGATACCATCAAGAAGAAGCCGTCGGTGACCATTGTGGAAGAGCCGAAGACCATTCCCGATCagcccagcagcaacagcggCCACACCACCAAGCCCATGGCCAAGACCACCATCAGCATAGGCGGAGCAGCTAGCTCAGTACCCACAGCCACCCTTACGGTGAAGCAGCTTGTGCAACAACAGCATGCACCCGCTatccaacagcagcagcagcagctgggCAGCAAGCAACCAGTGACTGTGGCCAACAGCAATAAGTTCTCGCAACAGAACAACATCACCAGCAATGTGATGAGTCCCCAGGTCTTGGGACGCATTCCCAACGTGCaccatcatcagcagcagcagcaacagtcgTCGAACCCCAACCAGAAGCTGATCGCCACCCAGCAGCAGAtactgcagcagcagcaacagcagctggCACACCAACAGCATCTACAACAGATCCTCAAGGCGAAGGCCGCTGCGGCCGGAGGAGCTAGTAATACAGCCGCCTTGGTGGCCAAGCATCAGCAGAAACTGCACAAGGGAACCAGCAGTGGCCACGAATCCGAGATGGAGGCGCGATCCGATCTGGAAGATGATGACGGAGACCTGAGCCCCTCGCCGCCGGCCAAGGCATTCCAGCGTCACAATTCGCTGACGCGCAAACAGGCAGCAGCGATTGCCATGCAAAGGGGTGCCACTAGGACCACGGCGGTATCCCTCATGCAACTACCGCCCCCCTTGGAGGCAGACAGCGATGGAGAACCATCGCAGCTCACGCTCCAGCGCCAGCAGCCCCATCACCCCTCGCAGACCCACCCACATCCTCACCAGCTGCAGCAGCTtcagcagcaacaactgcaacagcagcagcagcaacagccgATGGCCGCCCACATTGTGGGCATGCTGCCCAGCGGACAGCTGGTGGCTGTTGCCTCTGGCGCTGTTGCTGGCGTTCCGGGCGTTGGGGCGGCTGCGGTGCAGCCGGGCAACAACAATCTGCAGCAGCTGTGCACCGACAATCTGGTGCTGGCGCCACCGCCTCAGTTCTGCGATTGCAACGATGCCAAGCACGCGCCGCAGCCGCATCTGCCAACGAGCCAATACCAtccacagcagcaacagcagcagcagcatcagcagcagcagcaactgcatcagcagcagcaactgcaacagcaactgcagcagcaacagatgctGCAAATGCACCAGCGTCTGTCCGGCGGTGCTGGGGCTGGAGCTGTGGGCACCTTGGGAAGGGTCCGCATCGTGGGGGCCATGCCCAAGGCCAACCACCATAGGTTGCACTAA
- the Prosap gene encoding protein shank isoform X7 encodes MSGPGAFDDEPPPEPRDGWLLVRIHVPELNVYKCLQFPSERLVWDVKQQVLASLPKELKESFNYGLFAPPANGKAGKFLDEERRLGDYPFNGPVGYLELKYKRRVYKMLTLDERQLKALHTRANLRRFLECINGGHVEKIAKMCAKGLDPNFHCSESGDTPLTVATGAKKPNKLLIALVNGGALLDYRTKDGTTALHRAVEHDSLEAVSTLLELGASPNYRDGRGITPLYISITRKCEAKITESLLHDHATLGIQDSQGWNEVHQVAVIAGNLELAEIIENYKSEDIVPFRGPPRYNPKRRSGIGWLSANGAAGAALLAAAGGGFGGALVGSNGAANGNNGNGAGGVGLMLSHQNHQQFLAGGHHQQQHLHHHQNHHQNHHQQLPHLHTLQLHGPPSPCPSEHMLGAYSSASSSLSEGSSGHRSHEDDISIVTDKSLGDTSDIISDSSGVGTNSDSAACSIGHPSTTVVCMEPYVGNTVGHIRLQPGDVIEVVGSTDCGLLEGYVRGTNQSGFFPADCVQEVSLRQKHITNVMTASTGMAPQQQQHAQQQQQHLQQIPASAAASYQGSPQLSLGGHSGSSSTLLQQPHQSPSLSVASNGSCQQPGESNNGGGGPGNGMSNRNNNHSVGQYSSATAPRIKKSAYNAPRSVVLHRAKRGFGFILRGAKASSQLMQLRPSERFPALQYLDDVDPGGVADMAGLRPGDFLLTINGEDVSSASHEQVVEMIRSAGALVNLTVVSPQFPHQMQASVQYLPSGARAGSQHLNSGPSTPQTSHRQCATLPRKMTGPGGGVGGGSSSGGSVRMAPMPPRRDPKTTLSVGRARAKSMVAGLENGGEKEDELPHTKSNSVESIATPTPVGNQTGPGTPVQLRTASIKARPTSSRITAAELEELFQRQQGEGSAANASRYATMMTSSRFQSGTDSGAATPPASNGSPMRSGPLVYGSVAEMKRKTARSKHGSGTLRGKPVATPTVGAGGAGGGRDLKRFHSTPDLHGPQLHGSASSIWQAAGKGHHSQDDVATLHASLQRLNSNQGELKQGGAVLPPPNHPPPPPPVGQVVKVETRSSVSEYESTISLQQKLKKRTENDAVTSAAIDGVQSSFNPSANAKIYASPQELRNVMAWKLRQAQEKPSQETSAGSQQPVSQYAAPTQMRPPPQQQQQQQQQPQQQPSTVLASHYAAPQVQVQVQQVQQQQPQQPAPQSPPAPPPPQAAPVPAQNGNGNVSASGGGTAPPIPEPDYSCSESDGEDENSILVARNTKLNEKIALFDVPETSGNSQASGSSSNSGSASISHSLSVEEIQRIRSNLKTSKSSPNGFAKKPEEEKPQEQQHKQQQSHQQPQQHLQPGEDECDNSSSGVSSEQEQMAMAAGVTQPVGGKPTDTIKKKPSVTIVEEPKTIPDQPSSNSGHTTKPMAKTTISIGGAASSVPTATLTVKQLVQQQHAPAIQQQQQQLGSKQPVTVANSNKFSQQNNITSNVMSPQVLGRIPNVHHHQQQQQQSSNPNQKLIATQQQILQQQQQQLAHQQHLQQILKAKAAAAGGASNTAALVAKHQQKLHKGTSSGHESEMEARSDLEDDDGDLSPSPPAKAFQRHNSLTRKQAAAIAMQRGATRTTAVSLMQLPPPLEADSDGEPSQLTLQRQQPHHPSQTHPHPHQLQQLQQQQLQQQQQQQPMAAHIVGMLPSGQLVAVASGAVAGVPGVGAAAVQPGNNNLQQLCTDNLVLAPPPQFCDCNDAKHAPQPHLPTSQYHPQQQQQQQHQQQQQLHQQQQLQQQLQQQQMLQMHQRLSGGAGAGAVGTLGRVRIVGAMPKANHHRLH; translated from the exons GAACTGAAGGAGAGCTTCAACTATGGCCTGTTTGCCCCACCTGCTAATGGCAAGGCGGGAAAATTCCTGGACGAAGAACGCCGCCTGGGCGATTATCCCTTCAACGGACCCGTGGGATACTTGGAG CTCAAGTACAAGAGGCGGGTGTACAAAATGCTGACCCTGGATGAACGCCAGTTGAAGGCTCTACACACGCGGGCCAATCTGCGTCGTTTTCTGGAGTGCATAAATGGTGGGCATGTGGAGAAGATAGCCAAGATGTGTGCCAAGGGCCTGGATCCCAATTTCCACTGCTCGGAGAGCGGAGATACTCCGCTGACAGTGGCCACCGGAGCCAAGAAGCCGAATAAGTTGCTCATCGCTCTGGTCAACGGTGGAGCCTTGTTGGATTACAGGACCAAGGATGGAACTACGGCTCTGCATCGGGCTGTGGAGCACGATTCCCTGGAGGCGGTCAG CACTCTCCTCGAACTGGGCGCATCGCCAAACTACCGGGATGGGCGTGGCATCACCCCTTTGTACATCTCCATTACCAGGAAATGCGAGGCCAAGATCACAGAGAGCCTGCTGCACGACCATGCCACCCTGGGAATCCAGGACAGCCAGGGCTGGAACGAGGTTCATCAG GTGGCTGTCATAGCCGGCAACCTGGAGCTAGCTGAAATCATTGAGAACTACAAATCTGAGGATATTG TTCCCTTCCGCGGACCACCGCGCTACAATCCGAAGCGCCGCTCGGGCATCGGGTGGTTGAGCGCCAACGGAGCCGCCGGCGCAGCTCTGCTGGCAGCGGCTGGCGGTGGTTTCGGTGGTGCACTGGTCGGCTCGAATGGCGCCGCCAACGGTAACAACGGGAACGGGGCTGGCGGCGTTGGCCTGATGCTCAGCCATCAGAACCACCAGCAGTTCCTCGCCGGCGGAcaccatcagcagcagcattTGCACCACCATCAGAACCACCACCAGAATCACCACCAGCAGCTGCCCCACCTGCACACACTGCAGCTCCACGGCCCGCCATCGCCCTGCCCCTCGGAGCACATGCTGGGAGCCTACAGCTCCGCCAGCTCCAGCCTCTCCGAGGGCTCCTCCGGCCACCGATCCCACGAGGACGACATCAGCATTGTGACAG ACAAATCCCTGGGCGACACCAGCGACATTATCAGCGACTCGTCGGGCGTGGGAACCAACTCGGACTCGGCAGCCTGTTCCATTGGGCATCCCAGCACCACGGTGGTGTGCATGGAACCATATGTGGGCAACACCGTGGGTCACATCCGCCTCCAGCCGGGCGATGTGATCGAAGTGGTGGGCAGCACGGACTGCGGTCTGCTCGAGGGCTATGTGCGCGGAACCAATCAGTCCGGCTTCTTTCCGGCCGACTGCGTCCAGGAGGTGAGTCTGCGCCAGAAGCACATCACCAATGTGATGACCGCCAGCACGGGCATGGCtccccagcagcagcagcatgcccagcagcagcagcaacatctgcAGCAGATCCCAGCCTCCGCCGCTGCCTCCTATCAGGGATCGCCACAGTTGAGCCTGGGTGGACATTCCGGCAGCTCCAGCACATTGCTCCAGCAACCCCACCAGTCGCCCTCGCTATCGGTGGCCAGCAATGGATCCTGCCAGCAGCCGGGAGAGAGCAATAATGGAGGAGGAGGACCCGGAAATGGAATGAGTAACCGGAACAACAACCACTCGGTGGGTCAGTACAGCAGTGCCACCGCACCGCGCATCAAAAAGAG CGCCTACAACGCCCCACGTTCGGTGGTGCTCCATCGAGCCAAGCGCGGATTTGGCTTCATCCTGCGCGGCGCCAAGGCCAGTTCCCAGCTAATGCAGCTACGTCCCTCGGAACGCTTTCCGGCTTTGCAATACCTGGACGATGTGGATCCGGGTGGAGTGGCGGATATGGCAGGACTCCGTCCTGGAGACTTTCTGCTGACGATCAACGGCGAGGATGTGAGCTCCGCATCGCACGAGCAGGTGGTTGAGATGATCCGCTCGGCGGGAGCTCTGGTCAACTTGACGGTGGTGTCGCCACAGTTTCCCCACCAGATGCAGGCCAGTGTTCAGTATCTGCCCAGTGGAGCAAGAGCTGGGAGCCAACATCTGAACAGTGGACCAAGTACTCCTCAAACCTCGCATCGTCAGTGCGCCACGTTGCCCAGGAAGATGACGGGTCCGGGTGGAGGAGTTGGTGGTGGTTCCTCATCGGGAGGCAGTGTACGCATGGCACCGATGCCACCGCGCAGGGATCCCAAAACCACTTTGAGTGTGGGCAGAGCCAGGGCCAAGTCCATGGTGGCCGGTTTGGAGAACGGAGGCGAGAAGGAGGACGAATTGCCGCACACCAAATCTAATTCGGTGGAGTCCATTGCCACACCGACACCCGTTGGCAACCAAACCGGTCCGGGAACACCCGTTCAGCTGCGCACCGCCAGCATCAAGGCGCGACCTACTTCTAGTAGGATCACAGCTGCCGAGCTGGAGGAGCTCTTCCAGCGGCAGCAGGGCGAGGGCAGTGCGGCGAACGCCAGCCGATATGCCACCATGATGACCAGCTCCCGTTTTCAATCGGGCACGGACAGTGGTGCAGCCACTCCGCCCGCCTCCAATGGCTCGCCCATGCGAAGTGGTCCCCTGGTCTACGGTAGTGTGGCGGAGATGAAGCGCAAGACGGCGAGGAGCAAGCATGGCAGTGGCACTCTGCGCGGCAAACCAGTGGCCACGCCCACAGTGGGAGCAGGTGGTGCCGGAGGCGGTCGTGACCTCAAGCGGTTCCATTCCACACCAGATTTGCATGGTCCCCAGCTGCATGGCTCTGCCTCATCCATTTGGCAGGCAGCTGGAAAGGGTCACCACTCGCAGGACGATGTGGCCACGCTCCATGCCTCGCTCCAACGCTTGAACTCCAACCAGGGAGAGCTGAAACAAGGTGGTGCGGTACTTCCACCGCCCAATCATCCACCGCCGCCTCCTCCAGTCGGCcaggtggtcaaggtggagacACGCAGCAGCGTCTCGGAGTACGAGAGCACCATCTCCTTGCAGCAGAAGCTGAAGAAGCGGACGGAGAACGATGCTGTGACCAGTGCCGCCATCGATGGCGTCCAGAGCAGCTTCAATCCGTCAGCTAATGCTAAGATCTATGCCTCGCCGCAGGAACTGCGCAACGTGATGGCCTGGAAGTTGCGCCAGGCGCAGGAGAAGCCATCGCAGGAGACATCCGCTGGCTCCCAGCAACCAGTCAGTCAGTATGCTGCTCCCACGCAGATGCGTCcaccaccacaacaacaacaacagcagcagcaacaaccacagcagcagccatcCACAGTTCTGGCCTCCCACTATGCCGCTCCTCAAGTCCAAGTGCAAGTGCAACaggtgcagcagcagcagccgcagcagccagcACCTCAATCCCCGCCTGCACCACCGCCGCCACAGGCAGCACCAGTGCCGGCTCAAAATGGAAATGGCAATGTCAGTGCAAGTGGAGGCGGAACAGCTCCTCCGATTCCCGAACCGGACTACAGCTGCAGCGAATCAGATGGCGAGGATGAGAACTCCATTCTGGTGGCACGCAACACTAAGCTCAACGAGAAGATTGCACTGTTCGATGTCCCAGAGACAAGTGGAAATAGTCAGGCTAG TGGAAGCAGTTCGAACTCGGGCAGTGCCTCCATTTCCCATTCGCTCTCCGTGGAGGAGATCCAGCGCATTCGGAGCAATCTCAAAACATCAAAGTCATCGCCAAACGGATTTGCCAAGAAGCCAGAGGAGGAGAAACCACAAGAGCAGCAGCACAAGCAACAGCAATCCCACCAGCAACCGCAGCAACATCTGCAGCCAGGCGAAGATGAGTGCGACAACAGCAGCTCTGGCGTGAGCAGCGAACAGGAGCAGATGGCAATGGCTGCAGGAGTGACACAGCCGGTCGGTGGAAAGCCCACCGATACCATCAAGAAGAAGCCGTCGGTGACCATTGTGGAAGAGCCGAAGACCATTCCCGATCagcccagcagcaacagcggCCACACCACCAAGCCCATGGCCAAGACCACCATCAGCATAGGCGGAGCAGCTAGCTCAGTACCCACAGCCACCCTTACGGTGAAGCAGCTTGTGCAACAACAGCATGCACCCGCTatccaacagcagcagcagcagctgggCAGCAAGCAACCAGTGACTGTGGCCAACAGCAATAAGTTCTCGCAACAGAACAACATCACCAGCAATGTGATGAGTCCCCAGGTCTTGGGACGCATTCCCAACGTGCaccatcatcagcagcagcagcaacagtcgTCGAACCCCAACCAGAAGCTGATCGCCACCCAGCAGCAGAtactgcagcagcagcaacagcagctggCACACCAACAGCATCTACAACAGATCCTCAAGGCGAAGGCCGCTGCGGCCGGAGGAGCTAGTAATACAGCCGCCTTGGTGGCCAAGCATCAGCAGAAACTGCACAAGGGAACCAGCAGTGGCCACGAATCCGAGATGGAGGCGCGATCCGATCTGGAAGATGATGACGGAGACCTGAGCCCCTCGCCGCCGGCCAAGGCATTCCAGCGTCACAATTCGCTGACGCGCAAACAGGCAGCAGCGATTGCCATGCAAAGGGGTGCCACTAGGACCACGGCGGTATCCCTCATGCAACTACCGCCCCCCTTGGAGGCAGACAGCGATGGAGAACCATCGCAGCTCACGCTCCAGCGCCAGCAGCCCCATCACCCCTCGCAGACCCACCCACATCCTCACCAGCTGCAGCAGCTtcagcagcaacaactgcaacagcagcagcagcaacagccgATGGCCGCCCACATTGTGGGCATGCTGCCCAGCGGACAGCTGGTGGCTGTTGCCTCTGGCGCTGTTGCTGGCGTTCCGGGCGTTGGGGCGGCTGCGGTGCAGCCGGGCAACAACAATCTGCAGCAGCTGTGCACCGACAATCTGGTGCTGGCGCCACCGCCTCAGTTCTGCGATTGCAACGATGCCAAGCACGCGCCGCAGCCGCATCTGCCAACGAGCCAATACCAtccacagcagcaacagcagcagcagcatcagcagcagcagcaactgcatcagcagcagcaactgcaacagcaactgcagcagcaacagatgctGCAAATGCACCAGCGTCTGTCCGGCGGTGCTGGGGCTGGAGCTGTGGGCACCTTGGGAAGGGTCCGCATCGTGGGGGCCATGCCCAAGGCCAACCACCATAGGTTGCACTAA